CTGATACGTTGTCATTTATGCTGTCAAAGTTATCACCTACAGATTCGATCATTTCATTTTGCTCAGATACAGATGCTACCGTGTCATCAATGCTGGCCATAGCTTTCTGAACATCTTCATTAAGCTCGTTTATGATATTAGTGATCTCAGTAGAAGCGGTGTTTGTTTCTTCTGCAAGTTCTCTTACATCATTGGCAACAACAGCGAATCCTTTACCTGCTTCACCGGCTCTTGCAGCTTCTATGCTGGCATTTAAGGCCAGAAGATTGGTCTGTTTGGAAATTGACATGATGGATCCGACAATCTTGGTAACTTCAGCAACTTTATTGATAACTGCCTGAGTAGCTTCTACAGTTACTTGACTCTGCTGTGCTACGTTTTGTGATTTTTCCTTTAGCTCTTCAATGACTCTTACTCCTTCTCGTACGGCAGTCTGAGTACTTTCGGATGCTTTTGTCATATCTTTTCTGTGCTGTTCAGTTGTAGCTGTTTCTTCCTGAATCTGCTGAACTCTCTGAGCCTGTGAGGTAATAGCCTGAGCTGTGCTTTCCATGCTGCTTGCTATGTCCTGCATTCCTGAATGCTGTGATTCAATGATGTTCTGAAGATCTGTCATATTTTTCTGAGATTCATTGAACAGGTCAGTAATAGTGTTGGCAATTTCAGCCATTTCATTACCTGTTTTTAGTGTTTCTTCTGCGTTTTTGGTAATGGTTGCATTGTTTTCTTCGTTGAATTTGCATAGAAGAGAAACTGTAGCTATTGTAGCTATAAACGCAAGTGCAAGTGTTATGAAGGCCGGTACATGGATCATATCAAGAGTACCAGAAGAAACATATGCTTTAATACAGGTAATAGTAAAAGAAATAGTGATCGCGCTTATTCCAGCCTTACAAAGCCTTACATTTAAATAGATGATACTGCAGATCAGTATCGGCAGACCAAAAGCAAAGTATACTATATTGTCTTCAGCAACCAGCATGACAAAATAGAAAATAGTCGAGCCACCCATTATAAGGATAGAACCCATTTTTACGGTAGAAAACTTAAAATATCCTGCCGATGCCATGGCTGCTCCGATAATAGCTGAGGCAATGATTGCCGCATCAGCACCTTGAAATCCGCTTTGGAATATCTTTATAACGGTTAGTAATATTCCACATAAAAAAATAACTATACATACATTATAACTATTGGCATTAGCTCTGCGATATTGTTCAGCGTTCATAGACTGTGTTCCTTTCTGTTTTATTACCCATGTAATTAAGTATCATTAAAACAAATATACACAAGATGATTTTATCATGATGTAAAATCGAAATAAACTAAATTACGATATATAAAGTGTTAAAAAAACATTAAAAAGATGTGAATAAAAAATACCCTCAAAGAACATGCGCAAGTTTGCATTTGGCCTGCTTTTTAATTTATTTTTCAGCCATATTTATACTTTTTTTAGAACAAACAATATCGCGATATTGTAAAATGTTGTTAGGCGTATTTACGCAGATTATTTAGTTTGTATTTAATTTTTAGCGAAGGAGTAAAAGCAGATGAAAAAAATGAGTTTGAAAGCAAAGATGCTTCTGTGTATCCTGCCTGTAATGGGAATAGCTATGGCTATTTTGACGTATATTGCAGCTCAGGAATTAAGCAGTAATCTACAAACAGCTAATACTGACAGTATGTTCCAAAATGTTTCTGCAAATGCTGTTGGTGTTGATTCTAAACTGGAAATCATCAGGACTACTGCGATCAATATAGCTGAAATGGTATCAACTTCATATAAATTTGTTGATACAGATAACTATAAAGGAACATTTACGAAAATAATCATAGATAATGACTCTATCCTGGGTGTAGGAGTATGGTTTGAACCAAATGTATTTAAGGCTGAAGAAAAATATATTGGTCCATACTGGTATAGAGATGGCTCAGATATAGTTGAAACTTGGGATTATAGCAATGCTGAGTATGACTATTTTAATCAGGAATACTATACTAATGCGAAAGCTCTTCCTAATGGTCAGGCTAAGATTACAGACCCATACTATGATCCTTCATCAGGAATGGTTATGTCCAGCTGTTCAGCACCAATCTACGACAACGGACAGTTTGTAGGATGCGTTACGGTTGACATGGAGCTTACAAATGTTGCTGACCTTGTATCATCAATAAAGATTGGTACTACAGGAAGGGCTCTCCTTCTTTCG
The sequence above is a segment of the Butyrivibrio proteoclasticus B316 genome. Coding sequences within it:
- a CDS encoding methyl-accepting chemotaxis protein translates to MNAEQYRRANANSYNVCIVIFLCGILLTVIKIFQSGFQGADAAIIASAIIGAAMASAGYFKFSTVKMGSILIMGGSTIFYFVMLVAEDNIVYFAFGLPILICSIIYLNVRLCKAGISAITISFTITCIKAYVSSGTLDMIHVPAFITLALAFIATIATVSLLCKFNEENNATITKNAEETLKTGNEMAEIANTITDLFNESQKNMTDLQNIIESQHSGMQDIASSMESTAQAITSQAQRVQQIQEETATTEQHRKDMTKASESTQTAVREGVRVIEELKEKSQNVAQQSQVTVEATQAVINKVAEVTKIVGSIMSISKQTNLLALNASIEAARAGEAGKGFAVVANDVRELAEETNTASTEITNIINELNEDVQKAMASIDDTVASVSEQNEMIESVGDNFDSINDNVSEMLSRFTEIGEGMKSIAASTTEINDSISNLSATSQEVASLSNEGASASETAVSKFDDFKNILGDIFQQANKLKDMQTK